In one window of Henckelia pumila isolate YLH828 chromosome 1, ASM3356847v2, whole genome shotgun sequence DNA:
- the LOC140880786 gene encoding vesicle-associated protein 4-1-like has translation MAIADGHRNHRAWRLCPFWQSATASSSSSSTQHLRNQAQSHSYQNDAAASKTRRPSSTVSSVARSLLPARRRLRLDPSNNLYFPYEPGKQARSAVRIKNSSKSHVAFKFQTTSPKSCYMRPPGGVLAPGESLTATVFKFVELPENNEKPLNQKSKVKFKIMSLKVKQGSDYIPELFDEQRDQVTIERVLRVVFLDPESTNPALEKLKGQLAEADAALEAIKKKPSADAGPHVNGEGLVLDEWKERREKYLARQQVEVMDSV, from the exons ATGGCCATTGCCGATGGTCACCGAAACCACCGTGCGTGGCGGCTTTGCCCGTTCTGGCAGTCGGCAACTGcatcttcttcctcctcctccacTCAGCATCTTCGCAATCAAGCGCAGAGCCACAGTTATCAGAATGACGCTGCAGCGTCCAAAACTCGCCGGCCCTCCTCCACGGTTTCCTCCGTCGCTAGATCGCTCCTCCCTGCGCGCCGTAGACTCCGCCTCGATCCTTCGAACAACCTCTACTTCCCTT ATGAACCAGGAAAGCAGGCGAGGAGTGCTGTAAGGATTAAGAATTCCAGCAAGTCTCATGTTGCATTTaag TTTCAAACCACTTCACCAAAAAGTTGTTACATGAGACCCCCTGGTGGTGTCCTTGCACCTGGAGAAAGCCTCACCGCTACCG TCTTCAAGTTTGTTGAGCTTCCTGAGAACAATGAAAAACCTCTAAATCAGAAGAGCAAGGTTAAGTTCAAGATTATGAGTCTCAAGGTGAAACAAGGATCAGATTACATCCCTGAGTTG TTTGATGAACAAAGGGATCAAGTGACCATTGAACGTGTACTGCGTGTGGTCTTCTTGGACCCGGAAAGCACTAATCCT GCACTTGAAAAACTGAAGGGTCAGCTGGCTGAAGCTGACGCCGCACTAGAAGCGATCAAGAAGAAGCCTTCTGCTGATGCAGGTCCACATGTCAATGGTGAAGGCCTTGTGTTAGATGAATGG AAAGAGAGGAGGGAAAAGTATCTTGCCCGGCAGCAAGTTGAGGTCATGGATTCTGTGTGA